The Deltaproteobacteria bacterium GWC2_65_14 genome has a window encoding:
- a CDS encoding cytochrome C oxidase subunit III has translation MLRSYREILVLGILAAMILIPAILAIAAESAGKAVSPIFGIAVPDGYRDWTLIAASHRTDNKDELRAILGNPAAAKALREGTLPLPDGAMLAKLAWKREPMPEFQGAFKPGAPPRIEFMVKNSKKYASTGGWGFARFIDGKPASEADHKTCFPCHDALVKGHDFVFTRFAP, from the coding sequence ATGCTCCGCTCGTATCGGGAGATTCTTGTCCTCGGCATTCTGGCGGCGATGATCCTCATCCCTGCGATCCTCGCGATCGCAGCGGAATCCGCGGGAAAAGCGGTCTCACCGATCTTCGGAATCGCGGTTCCCGATGGGTATCGCGACTGGACACTGATCGCCGCGTCCCACCGAACGGACAACAAGGACGAGTTGAGGGCGATCCTCGGGAACCCGGCCGCCGCGAAGGCTCTGAGGGAAGGGACGCTTCCGCTCCCCGACGGCGCCATGCTCGCGAAGCTAGCGTGGAAGCGCGAACCGATGCCCGAATTCCAGGGCGCGTTCAAGCCCGGCGCTCCGCCGCGGATCGAGTTCATGGTGAAGAACTCGAAGAAGTACGCATCGACAGGCGGCTGGGGCTTCGCCCGCTTCATCGATGGGAAGCCGGCCAGTGAAGCCGATCACAAAACGTGCTTTCCGTGCCACGATGCCCTCGTGAAGGGACACGACTTCGTCTTCACGAGGTTCGCGCCTTAA